One Aegilops tauschii subsp. strangulata cultivar AL8/78 chromosome 7, Aet v6.0, whole genome shotgun sequence genomic window carries:
- the LOC109765892 gene encoding receptor kinase-like protein Xa21, with the protein MKIQQLFMVHLLAHTLLFLASSSSQPTNNQSSNHSANLSVLLSFKYLITSDPTRALSSWSWDPVINGTRTAPLPNYCEWMGVACSNRRHPGHVTAIRLLALGLVGSISPQLGNLTHLRILSLSDNKLKGEIPGSLSGCTTLHTLELRGNNLSGSMPASLGLLSKLKFLNVSDNNLIGDIPMSFSNLTALTKLSMRKNQFHGQIPSWLGNLTSLTLVGLAHNGFTGHISPALGKMANLFTFDIMDNKLEGPFPPSMFNISSILYFSIGFNQFSGSLPLDIGLKLPKLMFLFTSANQFTGPIPGSLSNASTLEVLVLGGNQYNGLIPRDIGIHGHIRGFSLGHNFLQTTEPRDWDFLTSLTNCSNLEVLDLEQNNLEGVVPVSIANLSTELNSIALGRNKITGSIPVGLGKFKKLTRFSVADSLFTGTLPLDIGQIPSLQYLDLSHNRFYGQIPQSLGNITRLSNLSLSNNFLDGNIPASLGTLTKLISLDLSANSLRGEIPQEILMIPSLTVLLNLSNNALSGSIPTQIGKLNSLSAIDLSMNKLSGEIPDTLSSCVQLNFLNFQGNLLHGQVPKGFSSLRGLEKLDLSDNNLAGPIPEFLQSFELLIYLNLSFNNLSGHVSNAGIFHNATVLLLPGNSMLCGGPPSLQLPSCPYIGSNQAGQHRRRLILFCMVGTLIFFMCSLTGCYLMKTRIKPNNVLDQGVGFHQEMHERISYAEIDAATESFSPTNLIGSGSFGNVYIGTLNLDESLCTVAIKVLNLGKRGANRSFLRECEALRKIRHRKLVKVITVCSSLDRNGDEFKALVLEFICNGNLDEWVHPSSMSTSRNFRRLSLMERLCIALDVAEALEYLHHQIEPSIVHCDIKPCNILLDDDFVAHVTDFGLAKIMHTDECMHSGGGTESSSLVIKGTIGYVAPEYGSGSEPSTEGDVFSYGVLLLEIFTGRRPTDNFMDGVITLVKYVRVAYPDKLLNILDASATHSGDTQRIVDMFLYPIFKLGLACCEDSPRHRMKINDVVKELNAIKRACEAHMAVHEF; encoded by the exons ATGAAGATACAACAGCTTTTCATGGTCCATCTTCTCGCTCATACCCTCCTTTTTCTCGCATCCAGCTCCTCTCAACCCACCAACAATCAAAGTAGCAACCACAGCGCCAATCTCTCTGTGCTCCTATCATTCAAGTACCTCATAACCAGTGACCCTACACGGGCACTGTCCTCTTGGTCTTGGGACCCTGTCATCAACGGCACGAGAACAGCGCCATTGCCTAATTACTGTGAGTGGATGGGCGTGGCCTGCAGCAACCGCCGGCACCCAGGCCATGTCACTGCCATACGTCTGCTTGCCTTGGGCCTTGTCGGCAGCATCTCCCCGCAGCTCGGTAACCTGACCCACCTTCGCATCCTCAGTCTTTCAGACAACAAATTGAAAGGTGAGATCCCAGGCAGCCTCAGTGGTTGTACAACACTTCATACCTTGGAGTTGAGGGGGAACAACCTCTCTGGTTCCATGCCTGCTTCTCTGGGTCTCCTATCAAAGCTCAAATTTCTCAATGTTTCCGATAACAATCTGATTGGTGATATTCCCATGTCATTCTCCAACCTCACAGCCCTCACGAAGCTTAGTATGCGCAAAAACCAATTCCATGGCCAAATCCCGAGTTGGCTCGGCAACCTGACATCACTGACACTTGTAGGATTAGCCCATAACGGTTTCACTGGCCATATCTCTCCAGCTCTAGGTAAGATGGCAAATCTTTTTACGTTTGATATCATGGATAACAAACTGGAAGGCCCTTTTCCTCCATCCATGTTCAATATTTCCTCCATCTTATACTTCAGCATCGGCTTCAACCAGTTTTCAGGATCTTTGCCGCTTGATATTGGCCTTAAGCTTCCCAAGCTAATGTTTTTGTTCACATCTGCGAACCAATTTACAGGACCAATACCAGGCTCCCTGTCAAATGCATCGACACTTGAAGTTTTGGTTCTTGGCGGAAATCAGTATAATGGTCTGATTCCACGGGACATTGGCATCCATGGTCATATCCGGGGATTTTCGTTAGGGCACAATTTCCTTCAAACCACAGAGCCTAGGGATTGGGATTTCCTCACATCCTTAACCAACTGTAGCAACCTGGAAGTACTAGACCTTGAACAAAACAACCTTGAAGGGGTTGTGCCAGTTTCTATTGCCAACCTATCTACAGAGCTCAATTCGATTGCACTTGGTAGAAACAAAATAACTGGGTCCATACCTGTAGGGTTAGGGAAGTTTAAAAAACTTACAAGGTTCAGCGTTGCAGATAGCCTTTTCACAGGCACCTTGCCTCTGGATATTGGCCAGATTCCTAGCCTCCAGTATCTCGACCTATCCCATAATAGATTCTATGGGCAGATTCCACAATCTTTAGGCAATATCACACGGTTGAGCAACCTCTCTCTATCTAATAACTTTCTAGATGGCAACATTCCAGCAAGCCTTGGCACTCTCACAAAACTTATATCTCTGGATCTTTCCGCTAACTCCTTGAGGGGGGAAATCCCACAGGAGATACTCATGATTCCCTCTCTTACTGTACTTCTCAACCTCTCCAACAATGCTCTAAGTGGCTCCATTCCAACACAGATAGGAAAGTTGAACAGCCTTAGCGCAATCGACCTATCAATGAACAAGCTCTCTGGTGAAATCCCAGACACTCTCAGCAGTTGCGTCCAACTGAATTTTCTAAATTTTCAAGGAAATCTTTTGCATGGGCAAGTACCGAAAGGTTTTTCTTCCTTGAGAGGCCTCGAAAAGTTGGATCTTTCTGATAATAACTTAGCAGGACCCATTCCTGAGTTCCTCCAGAGTTTTGAGCTCCTAATATATCTAAACCTCTCTTTCAACAACCTATCTGGTCACGTGTCAAATGCAGGGATCTTTCACAATGCTACTGTATTGTTGCTCCCTGGCAATAGCATGCTATGCGGAGGTCCCCCATCCTTGCAACTCCCTTCATGCCCATATATAGGTTCTAACCAGGCTGGGCAGCATCGGCGTCGGCTCATACTCTTTTGCATGGTTGGAACTTTGATCTTCTTCATGTGCTCTCTAACTGGATGCTACTTAATGAAGACAAGAATCAAACCGAACAATGTTCTTGATCAAGGAGTTGGATTTCACCAGGAGATGCATGAGAGGATATCCTATGCTGAGATAGATGCAGCAACAGAGTCATTCTCACCGACAAATTTGATTGGTTCTGGAAGTTTCGGCAATGTGTACATTGGAACTCTAAATCTCGATGAGAGTTTATGTACTGTAGCAATCAAGGTTCTCAATCTTGGCAAACGAGGAGCTAATAGAAGCTTCTTGAGAGAGTGTGAGGCCCTAAGGAAGATTCGACACCGTAAACTTGTCAAAGTGATCACTGTGTGTAGCAGTTTGGACCGTAATGGTGATGAGTTCAAGGCACTTGTCTTAGAGTTTATCTGCAACGGAAATTTAGATGAGTGGGTGCATCCAAGCTCCATGAGTACCAGCCGGAACTTTAGAAGGCTAAGTTTGATGGAAaggctgtgcattgctcttgatGTTGCAGAGGCATTAGAATATCTTCACCATCAAATTGAGCCATCCATAGTTCACTGTGATATCAAACCATGCAACATCCTTCTGGATGATGACTTTGTTGCACACGTCACCGACTTTGGTCTAGCAAAGATAATGCATACCGATGAATGCATGCACAGTGGTGGTGGAACTGAAAGCAGCTCACTTGTAATTAAAGGCACAATTGGATACGTCGCACCAG AGTATGGCTCGGGATCTGAACCCTCCACAGAAGGTGACGTATTTAGCTACGGGGTGTTGCTATTAGAAATATTTACTGGAAGGAGGCCAACCGACAACTTCATGGATGGTGTGATAACCCTTGTCAAATATGTCAGGGTGGCCTATCCTGATAAGCTACTGAACATATTGGATGCTAGTGCAACCCACAGCGGAGACACGCAGCGTATCGTAGATATGTTCTTGTATCCTATTTTTAAGCTTGGCCTCGCTTGCTGCGAGGATTCCCCAAGGCACAGAATGAAGATAAACGACGTAGTCAAGGAATTGAACGCCATAAAGAGAGCATGTGAGGCTCATATGGCTGTCCATGAATTTTGA
- the LOC109765887 gene encoding putative disease resistance RPP13-like protein 1 produces MEMALASAALSVSLKLAASPALRKLLSNASTYLGVDMARELHELETTILPQFELLIEAADKGNHRLKLDKWLQELKEGFYLAEDLLDEHEYNLLKRQAKGKDSLLANSSSISNTLMKPLRAASSRLSNLSSDNRKLIQHLNELKTTLAKAKDFRQLLCVPAGYNVASPTKTSVVVPETTSLPPLKVIGRDNDRDCIINLLTKTTTITTESSVAMYSGLAIVGAGGMGKSTLAQLVYNDKRVKEYFDVTMWVSISRKLDVRRHTREIIESASRGECPRIDNLDTLQRKLTDILQESGKFLLVLDDVWFEPVNQREWDQLLAPLVSQKTGSKVLVTSRQNSFPTALCCEDVCPLENMEDAQFLALFKHHAFSGPEIRNPQLRKRLEDFAEKIAKRLGQSPLAAKVVGSQLKGETNITAWKDALTIQVDKLSEPMRALLWSYDKLNPRLQRCFLYCSLFPKGHKYVIDELVHLWMAEGLVDSCNQNKRVEDIARDYFKEMISVSFFQPFYEKCYVMHDLLHDLAESLSKEDYFRLEDDKVMKIPSTVRHLSVCVGSMMQYKQSICKLHHLRTIMCIDPLMDDVSDIFNQILQNLKKLRVLYLTSYSSSKLPESVGKLKHLRYLNIIRTLISELPRSLCTLYHLQLLLLNDKVESLPEKLCDLRKLRHLECHDDTIYTSSEEALPQIPNIGMLTSLQQLKEFSVQNKNGYELQQLGDMYQIRGSLCLTNIENGTGKDQALESKLHQKIHLGSLRLVWGSKNKTNSEDSLHFEILEGLMPPPQLENLEIEGYKSSKYPGWLLDGSYFENLESLSFVNCSALQRLPSNIELYRNCSSLVLRDVPNLKTLPCLPLCLKMLLVHKCPLLVFISNDALEHDDKRENFMRTNHLASRLGLIWELDLGSDIRRLLSQEHSFLKQLMIFMHVDVAHVQKLENAVEIEKDEVLVKEDVIMACILCHEQRMRLIYGRSIGLPLVPPSGLCELELSSCSITDGALAVCLDGLASLKRLVLVEIMTLTTLPSEEILQHLKKLDSLFIGDSWCLRSLGGLGAATSLSEVGLGSCPCLELARGAECFPLSLGSLSIYNCVLAADFLCTDWPQVNYISINNCRSPASLSIGSLTSVRALILYHLPDLCTLEGLSSQEFDLVHLVDVPKLIPECISQFRVNHILQVSSSALLNNMLSAEGSTVPPSLSLDKCKEPLVSLDESVNFTSVRTLAFGDCLMNSLPTNLKRFPNLRNLLITCCRNLSCLPDLPSSLQQICIWDCSELLKESCRAPDGESWPKIAHIRWKNIR; encoded by the coding sequence ATGGAAATGGCATTAGCTAGTGCTGCCTTAAGCGTAAGCTTAAAATTGGCTGCATCGCCGGCCTTAAGGAAGCTCCTTTCTAATGCTTCAACGTACCTTGGAGTCGATATGGCGCGTGAGCTCCATGAACTGGAGACCACTATCTTGCCGCAATTCGAACTGTTGATTGAAGCAGCAGATAAGGGAAACCACAGGCTCAAGTTGGACAAATGGCTTCAGGAACTCAAAGAAGGCTTCTACCTAGCTGAAGACTTGCTGGACGAGCATGAGTATAACCTCCTCAAGCGCCAAGCAAAGGGGAAGGATTCCTTGCTGGCAAATTCCTCCTCCATCAGCAACACTTTGATGAAGCCTCTGCGTGCTGCATCAAGCAGGCTGTCCAATCTGAGCTCTGATAACAGAAAGCTAATTCAACATCTGAATGAACTGAAGACCACCCTGGCGAAAGCGAAGGACTTCCGTCAACTGCTCTGCGTACCAGCTGGTTATAATGTAGCAAGCCCCACCAAAACATCAGTTGTTGTTCCTGAGACCACATCACTTCCACCTTTAAAAGTTATTGGTCGTGATAATGATCGCGATTGTATAATAAATCTTCTTACCAAGACAACTACTATTACTACTGAGTCTAGTGTTGCTATGTACTCGGGTTTGGCCATTGTTGGAGCTGGAGGCATGGGAAAGTCCACCTTGGCACAGCTTGTTTACAATGACAAGAGGGTAAAAGAATATTTTGATGTGACAATGTGGGTAAGCATCTCACGCAAACTTGATGTTCGCCGTCATACACGAGAGATCATTGAGTCGGCCTCTCGGGGGGAATGCCCACGAATTGATAACCTTGATACTCTGCAGCGCAAATTGACAGACATACTGCAAGAATCAGGGAAATTCCTACTTGTGTTGGATGATGTTTGGTTTGAACCTGTCAATCAGAGGGAATGGGACCAATTGTTAGCTCCTCTAGTTTCCCAAAAGACGGGAAGCAAAGTTTTGGTAACCTCTCGACAGAATTCATTTCCCACTGCTCTTTGTTGTGAAGACGTGTGTCCTCTAGAAAACATGGAAGATGCTCAGTTCTTGGCACTCTTCAAACACCATGCATTCTCTGGGCCAGAAATCAGAAATCCGCAGTTGCGCAAGAGGTTGGAAGATTTTGCAGAGAAGATTGCTAAAAGGCTTGGACAATCTCCTTTGGCGGCAAAAGTTGTGGGTTCCCAGTTGAAAGGGGAAACAAATATCACGGCATGGAAGGATGCTCTTACCATACAGGTTGACAAATTAAGTGAGCCCATGAGAGCTTTGTTGTGGAGTTATGATAAGTTAAATCCACGTCTGCAGAGGTGCTTCCTATACTGCAGCTTGTTTCCAAAAGGCCACAAGTATGTCATTGATGAGCTGGTTCATCTTTGGATGGCTGAGGGCCTCGTAGATTCATGCAATCAAAACAAGAGAGTTGAAGATATTGCGAGAGATTATTTCAAGGAGATGATCTCTGTTTCGTTCTTTCAACCATTTTATGAGAAATGCTATGTTATGCACGATCTCCTTCATGATCTGGCAGAATCACTCTCCAAGGAAGACTACTTCAGGTTGGAAGATGATAAGGTGATGAAAATTCCATCCACTGTTCGACATCTATCTGTTTGTGTTGGTAGTATGATGCAATACAAGCAAAGTATCTGCAAGCTACATCATTTACGCACTATAATGTGCATAGACCCGCTGATGGATGATGTAAGTGACATTTTTAATCAGATACTACAAAATTTGAAGAAGTTGCGTGTACTATATTTGACATCTTACAGCAGTAGTAAGTTGCCCGAATCTGTTGGTAAGTTGAAGCACCTTCGGTATTTGAACATCATCAGAACACTGATTTCTGAATTGCCAAGATCACTGTGTACTCTTTACCACTTGCAGTTACTTCTGTTGAATGACAAAGTTGAGAGTTTGCCTGAGAAGCTGTGTGATTTAAGAAAGTTACGACATCTTGAATGTCATGATGATACAATATACACGTCAAGCGAAGAAGCACTGCCTCAAATTCCTAACATTGGCATGCTAACTTCACTTCAACAACTCAAGGAATTTTCTGTACAAAATAAAAATGGATATGAGTTGCAACAGCTGGGGGACATGTACCAGATTCGTGGCAGTTTATGTCTCACAAATATTGAGAATGGCACTGGGAAGGATCAAGCTTTAGAATCAAAGTTGCATCAGAAAATTCATCTTGGCAGCTTGCGACTTGTCTGGGGTTCCAAGAATAAAACGAATTCAGAGGATAGTTTACATTTTGAGATTCTAGAAGGCCTGATGCCACCGCCTCAACTTGAGAATCTTGAAATTGAAGGTTACAAATCTTCAAAATACCCAGGCTGGTTACTTGATGGTTCGTATTTTGAGAATTTGGAATCTTTGAGCTTTGTTAATTGCAGTGCTTTGCAAAGACTACCATCCAATATTGAACTATATAGGAATTGCTCTTCACTTGTCCTCCGAGATGTGCCAAACCTAAAGACATTACCTTGTCTTCCACTATGCCTTAAAATGTTACTAGTACACAAATGCCCACTGCTTGTATTTATTTCCAACGATGCGTTGGAACATGATGATAAGAGAGAGAATTTCATGAGGACAAACCACTTGGCATCACGACTTGGTTTAATCTGGGAGTTAGATTTAGGATCAGATATTAGGAGACTACTCTCACAGGAACATTCATTTCTAAAGCAGTTGATGATATTTATGCATGTAGATGTGGCACATGTTCAAAAACTTGAAAATGCTGTAGAAATAGAGAAAGATGAAGTATTGGTAAAAGAGGATGTCATCATGGCATGTATATTGTGTCACGAGCAGAGGATgagactcatctatggaaggagcATTGGGCTGCCGCTGGTCCCACCATCAGGACTTTGTGAACTTGAACTTTCTTCATGCAGTATTACAGATGGAGCTTTAGCTGTTTGCCTTGATGGCCTGGCATCACTCAAAAGATTGGTCTTGGTGGAGATTATGACTTTAACTACACTTCCTTCAGAAGAGATCCTCCAACATTTGAAAAAACTTGACTCTTTATTCATCGGAGATAGCTGGTGTCTCAGGTCATTAGGGGGCTTAGGAGCTGCTACCTCCCTTTCAGAAGTTGGACTGGGATCCTGCCCTTGTTTAGAGTTGGCACGCGGAGCAGAATGCTTCCCATTATCCCTTGGGAGCCTCAGTATATACAACTGCGTCCTTGCAGCTGACTTCCTTTGTACTGACTGGCCACAAGTGAACTATATTAGCATAAACAATTGCAGAAGCCCCGCAAGCTTGTCTATTGGTAGCCTCACCTCTGTTCGTGCACTCATTCTGTATCACTTGCCAGATTTATGTACGCTTGAAGGATTGTCTAGCCAGGAATTTGATTTGGTACATTTGGTTGATGTTCCGAAGCTCATCCCTGAGTGTATCTCACAGTTTCGAGTCAACCACATACTCCAAGTTAGCAGCTCTGCACTACTCAACAACATGCTCTCAGCTGAAGGTTCCACGGTTCCACCATCTCTCTCTCTTGACAAATGCAAGGAACCATTGGTTTCATTAGACGAATCCGTAAATTTCACATCTGTCAGGACCCTGGCATTCGGTGACTGTCTAATGAATTCCCTGCCAACAAATCTGAAGCGCTTCCCCAATCTGAGGAATCTCTTGATCACTTGCTGCCGCAACTTGTCATGTTTACCGGATCTGCCGTCGTCCCTCCAGCAGATATGCATATGGGATTGTAGTGAGCTGTTGAAGGAGAGCTGCCGAGCACCTGATGGAGAAAGTTGGCCAAAGATCGCGCATATCCGCTGGAAGAACATTAGATGA